In Phaseolus vulgaris cultivar G19833 chromosome 7, P. vulgaris v2.0, whole genome shotgun sequence, the genomic stretch ttttcttaaacataaaaaaataaaaagtaaaattagtttatacataagttaatttataaaaaaatatataatatataaagattaattataatttaagaaaaaatgaattaatttttttcttaaaaataatttcatatgaAATCTTAATTGTTTGggtttttaaaaacattaactCCACCCTGTAACTCAAAGCTTTAATCCATAAGACACCATAAGCAAACAAGAGCTTGTAATCTTGTAGCTGAATCAGGATAAAAAAATGACTATGCTTAGATATAAAAGTTGAGAAAATGTTCCTACAGATGATAATCAGAAGATGTTAATGAAAACATAAGTTTCAGCAAAGACATTGGGGAAGAAAGAGATTAGAAGATGAGTTTTGTCATTTTGGTTTTGGGGTGTTACAGCAAGAGTGAATTGTAAAATTGGGAAAATGCATATAATGGTAGTTTGCTGGAACATAGGTGGAAAGAGTTTGAGTGGCGGGCCGGCACTGTGTGACTCCACTCACTCCAATTTCCAACTGTGTATGAACAACCTGTCTCTGCTGTCTACCCTTGGATTTTCAGAATCTTGCTGTCACTTTCTCACAAAAACcttatatattctaaatttcCAATACCGAATTCTTTGTACCTCCAAAATTTTCACCCTCAAAAAGTTTTCAACCGTTTTTCACAACCATTCCTCCCTCTCTCTCTCATTCTGTTTCAGAACCTTGTGAGTGTGAACTTTACTCAATCACTGACAACCCTTGCTGAAAAGATACAAACTTTTGCTTAACGTGTAACCCCAGAACAGACTTTTCCTTCCCATTAGTCTACACTGCAGTGCTACTCTTATTGTCTTGGTTTGAACATTGAATTTGTCCTCTTATATAATGTATATTTTGTTCATCATTGGTCTTTTTTTAAGCAGTAACAACACTACAGTGCCTTACCTAGTTCTGGTGGTGTTTCATCTCTTGATGTTCTTTGGCTACAATTGAACTTCATTTGGGTTTGGGACTAGATACGCTTGGTAGATGCTAGACTTAGAACATGAAGGAACCATGCTAAAATGCTTTTGACATTCCTTGCCtgcacatttgtgaagcatgaTTTGAGGAATTTTTTTGAACAATTTTAGCAAAATCGTTCTTTTACTTGCACCCTTTTTGCAGAAATGGTCattcaaaaggaaaatgaaaattaGTCAAAGGTAAAAAAAACCATTTAATCTAGAAGATTTTTTCATCAAGTTTGTATATGAACTTTAATAAATACAGACATAACACCATGGGTTGTCATAGCATATAGGGAAACAAGCATGTATTAGGTATTTTACCCATAATTCATTCAGAAAAATTATGctcctaattaaacttattggaactaaaatatatgtaatttttaagCTTATGTCATGATGTCCTATATGTTCTATTCCCTTGTACCAAATGCTATCCATTTTTATGATGCTTGGATAGACTGATTAAATAGTAGTAAATTTCAGTTTtgttatgataaaatatttatttttattcataaaatattttattatgataattCTCTATTAAAAAGTTATGGGTCTGATAACTCTTGTTTTTTTTAGGAAAAGTTCATGTCCTCTGTTTCTGTGCTCTTTTTTTACAGTGTTATTACCAATGCTGGTGCATACTCCAGTAGCATTATAGTTTGAATTTTCTCTACTCTTATTTCCACTTAGTTAGGTATCAAAGTTAGGCCCCAAAATTAGGAGCTATGTCGCTGGTGTTACATCAATAAACTTAGCTAAATACGTGCCTGCAGCTGAGGAGGATAAAGACACTAAAATTATAGTTCCTTTGAATATCCCTGGCACCAATGATACCACTAATCTCTCACTTTCTGTAAGTTCTCTTATgttcctctttttcttttttgtcattttaattttctttgcaattaattataatatataaatgaatataaatttcactttataaaattaattgtgAAGTTGAAACTTAAAAGTCTACTCTTTATAAGATGAtcagaatttatttttatcaaaccaCCCGCTgaaattaatgaaaattttgatattgtataagttttaaaagtaatttttattattttttataaatttattgttatagtataaaaaaaactcaattgaTAATGATATTCCATAATCATATGTGTTTCTTTTCAGTTATCTCTTAGTTTGCTAAAACTGGATGCCCTTCAAGAATATTTGGATGCAGTGCAAAGATCAACAGTGTTTACTCCTTCATTACCTTGTTCTGTAGAACCTCTCTCAACAAATAAAGACGAATATACTACACTCAAAGCAGGTCTGAGAAGAGTAAAAATCTTTGTTGATTATGTATCAGCTGGAAGGGCCAAGAAGGTAAGTTCCAAAGATGAAGGAAGTGATGGTAGGAGTTCCAACAGAAGCGAGGATTTTGAATATAGGTCTACATCTGATGCAGATTCCCTGAATAACGATGCTGCAATTAACTCAGAGGAGGATTCTTGTGAGAGACATTCGTTGACCTATGAGAATCTGGCCTGTGGGAACTATGCAGGAGGATTACCATATTCAAGTTCAATTGTTAATGGTAAAGATGAGTGCTGGATCCACTACAGTAGCCAAAAATCAGATTATAGAGGTGCACGTGTTGACAACTACAATACATGTGATCAGATTGAGTATCACAACTCAAAACATCGAATCCTTTCTTGGAGGAAAAGGAAACTGCACTTTAGATCAGCCAAGGTGAAAGGGGAGCTACTTCTGAAAAAACAATATCGAGAAGAGGGTGGAGATGATATTGATTATGATCGTAAGCTGCTAAGCTCTTCTGATTATTACACTTGTGGAAAGGTATGTATCATAAGCACAACTTGTCTTTCTTGTTCCATTTTTACTTGTCTTGTATTTTAGAACAAGATTTGAAGCAATTGAAGTATACATGTTTCTTGCAGTGCCATAAAATACAAGATAGTATCACTACTAGTCAATCATTTGTTCCTGAATTCGAGGAGAAGAGTTTCAGTGTAGGGGGTTGGGAGCAGAAAGAGGTCATTAGCAGAGATGGACAGATGAAGCTCCATGCCCAAATCTTTTTCACTTCAATCGATCAAAGGAGCGAACATGTTGCTGGGGAGAGTGCATGTGCTGTCCTGGTTGCTCTCGTTGCTGATTGGTTGAAAGTGAATCAAGTTTTGTTGCCTATCAAGTGTGAATTTGATACCCTGATTAGAGATGGATCATCAGAATGGAGAACACTATGTGAGAACAAGGACTTCATAAAGAGGTTTCCAGATAAACACTTTGATCTTGAAACTGTTCTACAAGCCAAAATCCGTCAAGTTTCTATAGTCCCAGAAAAGTCCTTCGTTGGATTTTTCATTCCAGGGGAACCTGAGAGTGAAGGTTTTGACTTCCTTCATGGTGCAATGTCCTTTGATAGCATATGGGAGGAGATTAGCCATTCTGCATCAGAACTTCACATGGCTAGGGAGCCTTTGGTGTACATAGTAAGTTGGAATGACCATTTTTTTGTTCTAAAGGTTGAGAAAGATGCTTACTACATTATTGACACTTTGGGGGAGAGACTACATGAAGGATGCAATCAGGCCTACATCTTGAAATTTGATGCAAGCACAAAAATTGAGAAACTGGctaagaaggaaaagaaagcatTGGAGCCAAAACCTCTCAATGTTGCAGTGGAGATAAATGGTTCAGAAGAAAATGCAGTTGATGAATCTTTCATGGTCACACCAAATGAGGGCAATGATAGAAGGGAGGGGATCATATGTAGAGGCAAGGAGTCATGCAAAGAGTACATAAAAAGCTTCTTGGCTGCAATTCCCATAAGAGAGCTTCAGGTTGATGTCAAGAAAGGCTTAAAAGCATCCATGCCACTTCATCATAGACTCCAAATTGAGTTTCACTACACACATCAAGTAACCAATGACACAAGAACTAACAAATCCTGTTTTCTCAACAATGGCAGTTTCTTAATGCAATTATAGAGAGTTACTCTCTTAAGTTTGTTGTACTGTTTAACTAGTTTTAGAAACGTAATTGAAGTGATGAACCTGAGCTGAAGATTCAGTTTTTTACAAGAATTTTCATGGACTTGTTTTCTAATTAATAATGTTCTTAATTATGTTAAAAGACTTTTTTGGATTTTAACACTGATTGTCTAACAGATCACATTATGGGTATCTTTTGTCACTCTCTTCTATTTTCGGTTTTTGTACTGGTATGGACGAGACCGACACGTGGACTCCCCTGACCGAGACCCATTTGGCTGCCCGAGACCGGGTCTACCTGACCGAGACCAGGGGAATCTGGCCGAAGTCTTGGCCGAGGCGACCAATACCTAAGAGACTTGGCCGAAGCCAGGTAAGCTTGGTCGAGACGAGTAGCATCACCACGGCCGGTCGGCCGACCCATACTActgttaacgctcaaaccaaggtcaatGGAGCTAATCTGCTATTAAGAATTAGATAATACAACCCTAAGCGAGATCCACTCCGCTAATCGggcccaataaggtaagcccgttagaataatataaatagcacacatctcaaggagaaaggtacgtcatttattactgttcacctgcCAGAGTGCtgatcacccgctttactgacttgagcatcggagtgccttcgcaggtacccccaccatccgatGTTCACCGagaccgagtgccgaaggagaagcaagAGGACGAGAAGAACCCTAGTTCATCACCCAACAACCTGACCGACTGAAGGAAGAAgtagaagacttcaatagttctctaggtcccatctccctggtaggaacaattggcgcccaccgtggggccgagagaAACTAGCTGAAGGAAAAAAGTAGATGGTCTCAACCAGAAGCATGGAGAGAATGAGTGAAGCCGACCAGACGATGTTGCTGTTGTCTCTCTAGAGAGAGATGGCCGAGATGAGGAGAAAGACCGAGGAGACTGCCCAGAAGAACGAGCAGGAGCTGCAGGTTCTCCGTAGGGAGAAcgaagagatgaaaaagaagCTAGGGGAGGGAGGACCTTCTGTCATACCGAAGAACGTTGTCGGAAAGTCCTACATCTCTCCCCCCAACCCGGATGTGGCTGAGGGGACGAGAGGCCGACCCCTTCCCCGGGAAACCGAGATGGATGACGAATCATGCCTGATAAGGTCCGCCCGGACGACCGTGACGGCCGACTCGACCCGCCAACATCCTTTCACCAACACCATTATTGAAGTCCCACTGCCTGAgaagtggaagggtttcaaccgaGACTGATATGATGGGTCTATTGACCCGGATGAGCATATGGACGCTTACACCATCCATATGAGCCTCTACACCTCGGATGACGCTGTGTTATGTCGAGTGTTTCCTACGTCCTTAAAGGGAGAAACCCTTagttggttcaccaagctcTCACCCAACTCCATTTACAACTTTGCCACACTCGTGACAAAGTTTGAAACCCAGTACGCAACCAGCCGGCCGCACCACCTGACCTCCATCGCCTTGGTAGGCATCCGCTAGGAGAAGGGAGAGTCCCTAAGAACCTTCGTTGATAGGTTCAGCAAGGTGGCAATGAGCATCCGGAACCTGAGTCTGGACGTTGCCATGCACCACATGCCGACAGCCCTATGTCCAGGCCCCTTTGCTGACAACCTCTGCATGCAGCCAGCCGACAACCTCTGCATGCA encodes the following:
- the LOC137829243 gene encoding uncharacterized protein yields the protein MLVSKLGPKIRSYVAGVTSINLAKYVPAAEEDKDTKIIVPLNIPGTNDTTNLSLSLSLSLLKLDALQEYLDAVQRSTVFTPSLPCSVEPLSTNKDEYTTLKAGLRRVKIFVDYVSAGRAKKVSSKDEGSDGRSSNRSEDFEYRSTSDADSLNNDAAINSEEDSCERHSLTYENLACGNYAGGLPYSSSIVNGKDECWIHYSSQKSDYRGARVDNYNTCDQIEYHNSKHRILSWRKRKLHFRSAKVKGELLLKKQYREEGGDDIDYDRKLLSSSDYYTCGKCHKIQDSITTSQSFVPEFEEKSFSVGGWEQKEVISRDGQMKLHAQIFFTSIDQRSEHVAGESACAVLVALVADWLKVNQVLLPIKCEFDTLIRDGSSEWRTLCENKDFIKRFPDKHFDLETVLQAKIRQVSIVPEKSFVGFFIPGEPESEGFDFLHGAMSFDSIWEEISHSASELHMAREPLVYIVSWNDHFFVLKVEKDAYYIIDTLGERLHEGCNQAYILKFDASTKIEKLAKKEKKALEPKPLNVAVEINGSEENAVDESFMVTPNEGNDRREGIICRGKESCKEYIKSFLAAIPIRELQVDVKKGLKASMPLHHRLQIEFHYTHQVTNDTRTNKSCFLNNGSFLMQL